The stretch of DNA AATAAGTCCTTGTGTAGTTACTACCTTACATGGAATGGCGGAGCAGGGTTTTCCGGAAAGCGTGCAGCCTGCTGCACAGATGGGAAATCCGAATCTAAACTACGGGCCATTGGGGAGAGAGCAAGAATTACGCCTCTTCTCTAGCAGGGATTCTCATATGAAGATGCATCGATTCAGGGCTGAGGAAGAGCTGGTGTCTTCCCGCGATTTATTGCACTGGCTCAATATAAAGTCTCTCCTCTCCGCTTTTTCCCCAGGCTAATGTCATGTGTCCTCCGCTGCAGTGCCTAAATATGGGCTTCCTCCACTCCATATATGGACATCTACGTCATGGTGAGAGGGTATATAAAGGAGTCGGAATTCTCTGCGCAGGAAAGAGAGCCCTCAGTGCCCAGAACAGTTAACGTAAGAGCAGGATAGacatactcacacacatactGCGCTATCTCCCTAACCGAAAACATTTGACAGAGAAAGTAGACGGTGaattcaaaacaacaacaacaacacattatCCAAAAGGGCAGCACCCTAGTTGGATTCAACCAGTGAAAAAACCCAACATATATTCATGACTATTATCATCTGTTTTAGGGAATGAGTAAAAGGGTCTGATCTGATCTGAATAATATTTTCTGATAGAAAATAAAAAAGTGGATTTTACTCATCTTGGACAAAAGGAAGAAAAATACAAGAAGACTTTTGAAGAACCAGAAGAAAGAGTGAAAGAAACAGAAGAGAATATATCCTCATCctcagcagcagtagcagtcTGACCCTGCTCTCTGAGGTGGACTGGTGACTCCACTCTGCCCAGCTTCGCTGCACTCATTTTCAGCCTCCAGCACAGCCTCAGGCCCCTACAGGTCCACTTTTCTGGAGAATGGCTGCAACCAAGACAGAGATGCTCCTTCCAGCCCTGCAGATCTCAGACCCCCTCAGCTTCCCCCACTCTCCCATGGATAACTACCCCAAGCTGGAGGAGATGATGATGCTGAGCACCGCTGGGACCCCCTTCCTCTCTGCATCAGCGCCCGAGGGAGCAGGCTTCGGATCGGGGGAGCAAGGAGAGCAATATGACCACCTTGCTGGAGGTAAGATGATCTCCTTGTTATATTGCTGGGTGGAATTACTTTACTGTAATGTATGATAGACAGCTGCTGCTTTGCTGTGTGCAGTAGCAGAATGCATGGCATGAAACAGTTGTTGCAGAACTTAAATCAGTATTTATGTTCACCTGGTAAATCTTAATTCAAATTCAACTTAGAGAGAAGACTGTAAATATGATGGATATGTTCTTTGAATGAGATAAATGTATAATTCTCATGATGGTTTGATATGGAgtttttaaaaataaagaaattcaTTGTAATAATGAAGTTTAATTTATATTGATTGGAAATACAAAACTCTGAAATGTAGAATTGTATAAATTCAATTGTAGCTCTTCATCACTATTGAATGGTATTTGGACTTGAGCGTGGTTCACTCATTGCATACCTTTTAGAACGTCTAGAGCTCAATTTTAATTGCATTCTTAAAACCAGCTGAACTGCAGTTTCAGTAATCAATTGCCTTTGGCCTTGTGGCTGACTTCAagagcttggtgtgtgtgtgtgcctacgtgcatgcatgtgtgtgcttgtgcgaaTGCGTAAcagaaatatttatatatatatttaaatgcaTGCATGCAGATGACTTGGCCTGACTTGCACGACAGCTCTCATCTATCTTTTGGTTAGTGGAGGAAATGGCTGGTGTGGGAGTTTAGGGGTGGGAAAGAGCTGGGgttgctgggagggagggaggttctcCTGCTCTGCGTAGGAACCTGCTGCTGTTAGAGAGGAAAGGGGCAACCCTGTCCACATCTCTGGCAGGAttcccctctgcctccctccctcccgattccctcctcctctctctctccctccagcataTTACAGGTTGATTAATGTgccctctctatcgctctctctctctgcagatacGTTACCTGATATCTCCATGAACTGTGAAAAGTCGATGGGGGAGCAGAGCTACTCTACCCAGCGGCTGCCTCCCATCTCCTACACTGGCCGCTTCACCCTGGAGCCAGCCACCAACTGCAGCAACAGCCTGTGGGCCGAGCCCCTTTTCAGCCTGGTCAGCGGGCTGGTGGGGATCAACACCCCCTCCACCTCCGCCCCGCCCTCTTCCGTCTCTCAGACTGGCACCTCTTCCTCGTCCCCGTCCTCTATCTCCTCCGTCACCATTTCCTCTCAGAGCTCCAGTCTGAGCTGCTCTGTCCACCACAGTGAGAATATCCCCATCTACTCAGCTGCTCCTACGTACTCCAGCACCAGCTCTGACATCTTCTCTGACCAGGGCCAGGGCTTCTCTATCCCCGCGGGGGGGTTGCTCCAGTACCCCCCGCCAACCTACTCCAACGGCAAGTCGTGTGGCTCCAGCTTTCCTGTTCCCATGATCCCTGACTACCTATTCCCCCAGCAGCAGGGGGAGATAAGCCTGCTACAGGATCAGAAGCCCTTCCAGAACGGGTCTGGCCAgccctccctcactcccctctCCACCATCAAAGCCTTTGCCACCCAGACAGGCTCCCAGGACTTGAAGAGTGTCTACCAGTCCCAGCTGATCAAGCCGAGCCGCATGCGCAAGTACCCCAACCGGCCCAGCAAGACACCACCCCACGAGAGGCCTTATGCCTGCCCTGTGGAAACGTGCGACCGCCGCTTCTCCCGCTCCGATGAGCTGACGCGCCACATCCGCATCCACACGGGCCAGAAGCCCTTCCAGTGCCGGATCTGCATGCGCAACTTCAGCCGCAGCGACCACCTGACCACGCACATTCGCACGCACACTGGCGAGAAGCCCTTCGCCTGCGAGATCTGTGGACGCAAGTTCGCCCGCAGCGATGAGAGGAAGAGGCACACCAAGATCCACCTGAGGCAAAAGGATAAGAAGGCGGAGAAGGGCGGGGTGGCCGGGGCGGTGGCAGAAGCACCAGTATCAGCCCCCTCCTCAGTCTCCTCCTACCCCTCTCCAGTCacatcctgctactcctctccgGTCCATACCTCGTACCCCTCTCCCTCAATCGCCACCTcgtacccctctccctccatcgccACCACCTACCCCTCTGTCTCCATGTCCATGTCCAGTACTTTTCAGTCCTCCATggtctcctccttcccctcctccgtAGCCTCCATCTACTCCTCTCCGGTCCCCACCCCGCTATCAGACATGCATTCCACACTCTCCCCAAGGACCATCGAGATCTGCTAAGCAAGAGAAAATATAATTTTTATTCTTTCCTCCTCCCCACCACCCCATACAGTCTCTTTGAGGGGAGAAATCAGCATCAAAAGACATATTCCCTTTCTGAAAAGCACTTTTTGGCCTGCTCCCTCTGCAAGCTCTGTTCAGTGAATCCTCAGATTCACCTGAAGAAGAGATCAAAACACAGGTCAAGGACCGGGCAAAGACAATATAGAACACGAGAAAGGATTTTCTCCTCTCAGTTGGTAAAGCACATGCAGGGCTTAAAACGAGGCATACGAGACTTTCTCGAGCCATAGTTGAAACAGGTAAAGACAGGTTGGTCGTTCTTATGAATGaaaacatagagacagacagacaaactgaaCATTGCCAGTCGTCCTGGTACTAAGGCactaagagacagacagacaaactgaaCATTGCCAGTCGTCCTGGTACTAAGGCactaagagacagacagacaaactgaaCATTGCCAGTCGTCCTGGTACTAAGGCactaagagacagacagacaaactgaaCATTGCCAGTCGTCCTGGTACTAAGGCactaagagacagacagactgaacagGCACTAAGAGACGTTATATGTATATTGTACTTGTgccatgttttgttatttttttatattatttggtACCACTGATGTGAATTTTTTTTGCATAATTGCATTGTATTATTTTAAGTGAGCAGGGCCATATTTTCTTTTCTAATACTTTCTCTGTTGTGATGACAATGATGTGATACGTTTTTGACTTTGTTTGATGACGAAATACGCACTTAAGTATTCCAGCATGTGTTAAGAGTGATGTTAGTTTCTATTGTTTTGTAAATATCATCCACTGGTACTATCTTTCTCTTGCTCACATCATGTGACATATCAGTCTGTTATGTGGACAAAAAAACTTCAcgtaaaaaaatctaaaaacaaaacccCCGTTCCTGTTTTTGGTGCCTTTTTGTGAAGCCTTGCTGATATTGTGACACGTCTGCGTACGAGAGAAGATGCCTTGTGTCTCGCCTTAAGGGTTGAAGGGATATTTTTGTTACAGAACGTAAGTCGTGCTCAGACTCTGAAGAAGTACAGAAAGGGGCGTGATGATATGAGGACACTGCTTCATTTCTTTAGAATGGAAGCAAAAGAGAGAAATTATAAACTATATTTTTATAACTCTAAATGTAAATATCCACGACTTCAAGTTGGAATGTTGTAGTTACCTACTGTGTAGGCATGGGATTCTTTTGTATGTTATATACATGCGGTTCATTATTTTATGGTTTATCcttattttgtatttgtgtttgttAAACCAAGTGACTGTTTCTGGCTTCTCAACACATTGAATGCGCTTAACTGCCAATGGGATATTTGGTGTACAAGATATCCTCCCAGAAatgaaatataaataaaatataaatatatgtataGAATTTCATTCCATATCTTATCACTGACTAGTTTCAAATATTTCCATTGGTACTTAACAAAAATCATATTGGAGCATCTCATTGCATTTCATAGCTGATACTACATCCTGCAGTTGCCTATAACCTTTACATGCACATCATGTGTCATAATCCTATATGTCCATTGCATGCTCTATGAGTGGATATCCCCACAGTTCCCACATCATAGAGACCTTTAATTGAAGAGAATCTACCCAGCATGATTTCATGGTCACTATATTTATCATTGTTCTCTTGTTGAACCTTCATATCATTGACAATGCAAATGCATGACTCCCATGCCTATCTAGGCTGTATGAAGATGGGGACTTGATGTAGGATTTCATGTTGCTTTGAGATATTAGTCTAATCGACATATACCTCGTCCTTAGGGTAATTGTGCATGAGCAGAAGGGTGTGAATGAGATTCAAATCATTCAATCAAAAGAGGCATACTCATTGATTTTAGATTTTGGACATTCAGTGAACTATTACTTAACTAGGCCTAATAggacatacactgagtggacaaaacattaggacaccttctctttccatgacatagactgaccaggtgaatccaggtgaatgctaggatcccttgttgatgtcacttgtttaatccatttcaatcagtgttgatgaaggggaggagacaggttaaataaggatttttcatccttgagacaattgagacatggattatgtgtgtgccattcagagggtgaatggccaagacaaaagatttaagtgcctttgatcagggtatggtaataggtgccaggcacactggttagagtgtgtcaagaactacaatggtgctgtgtttttcacactcaacagttcactgtatgtttcaagaatggtccaccacacaaaggacatccagccaacttgacacaactgcgggaagcattggagtctacatgggccagcatccctatggaacgctttcgacaacttgtagagtctatgccctgatgaattgagactgttcttagggcaaaagggggtgcaattcaatattaggaatgtgttcctcatgttttctacactcatacatatacagttgaagtcggaatattacatacacctgagccaactacatttaaactcagtttttcacaattcctgacatttaatcctcgtaaaaattccctgttttaggtcaattaggatcatcacttttattttaatgtgaaatgtcagaataatagtagagataattatttatttcagctttaatttctttcatcacattcccagtgggtgagaagtttaccTACACTAAATTCGTatgtggtagcattgcctttaaattgtttaacttgggtcaaacattttgggtagccttccacaagcttcccataataagttgggcgAAGTTTGGcacattcctcttgacagagctggtgtaactgagtcaggtttgtaggcctcattgctcgcacacgctttttcagttctgcccacacattttctacaggtttgaggtcaaggctttgttatggccactccaataccctgactttgttgtccttaaaccattttgccacaactttggaagtatgcttggggtcattgtccatttggaagacgcattgcgaccaagctttaacttcctgactgatgtattgagatgttgcttcaatatatccacattattttctttcctcataatgccatctattttgtgaagtgcaccagtccttcctgcagcaaagcacccccacaacatgatgctgccaccctcgtgcttcacggttgggatggtgttcttcgacttgcaagcctccacctttttcctccaaacataacgatggtcattatggccaaacggttctatttttgtttcatcagaccagaggacacttctccaaaaagtacaatatttgtcccaatgtgcagttgcaaaatgtagtctggcttttttaatggcggttttggagcagtggcttcttccttgctgaccggcctttcagattatgtcgatataggacttgttttactgtggatatagatgcttttgtacctgtttcctccagcatattcacatggtcctttgctgttgttctgggattgatttgcactttacaCAACAAAGTACGTTCCTCTATAGAAGACAGAATGcagctccttcctgagcggtatgacggctgtgtggtcccattgtgtttatacttgcgtactattctttgtacagatgaacgtggcaccttcaggcgtttggaaattgctcccaaggatgaaccagactgtggaggtgtacaattttttctgaggtcttggctgatttcttttgattttccaatgatgtcaagcaaagaggcactgcatttgaaggtaggccttgaaatacatccacaggtacacctccaattgacttaaattatgtcaattagcctatcagaagcttctaaagccatgacataattttctggagtttccaagctgtttaaagacacagtcaacttagtctatgtaacttctgacccactggaattgtgatacaatgaattataagtgaaataatctgtctgtgaacaattgtagGAAAAAtagcttgtgtcatgcacgaagtaaatgtcctaaccgacttgccaaaactatactttgttaacaagacatttgtggagtggttaaaaaactagttttaatgactccaacctaagtgcatgtaaacttccgacttcaactgtatattactaAGAGGCAAAGCAAGTAATTTGTTCAGCACTCTCTTATCCTGGGGATCATTGGGGGAATGTAGGCCTAAAACATTGAGACCCAGTGAGACCCAGTGAATTTTCCGGGAGGGTTTAATTATCGAATGTACAAAGCAGAGGAAACCTTTGACAGCATTCAGAAGATTCCGACCCCTGCCATTACGCTTGTTTACTCTGAGCTGCACTGGAGTCGGAACACCATCATGGTTAGACACAGCGGAGCCGGAGTGAGATATTGGTCAGAAAACGTACCTCAATGCAGGGATGGGATATGCCACTGTATTCCAAATTTGACCTTTATCCAAGCTGATACACTTAAGAAGATTTAAATACTGCTTGTTTTCCCGGAAAACGGCCTTTTTCATCCTCATGTGAGCCAGCAGTAGCCACCACAGCCATTCAGTAATGGCAGTATCAGCAAATCAACTTCTTTGTTGTTCAATGTAACATGACATTCCATAATGGCTGCTGtggctactgctagctagcattaggacTAAGGATAATGagcagtatttcaatcttctcGTTGTATCAGTTTGGATACAGTTTGCATTataggaaagttctcctgcaacagggtgatcaaattaagataataCATCTGCATATTTAAACCACAAACTGTACTAACATCAATCTAGTACAGACAAGTAGGTCTAAAGTGTTTTCCAAAAGTTGTGGGTCATTTTGTGTTGTGCAATACACTCACCACCAAAATATGCAAAACGCAAACACAGTTAAAAAAGGATGAGGAAAAACAAGCGAAAGAGCAAATGAGAGGGAAATGATCGAGGGAAATAATGAACATAATTGGTCTCCTGATCCCAAACTGACTTTCTAAATTGGGTCTGAtgaggtgtgtgagtgtgtgtaattTTGCCATGTTAGCAATGTTATCCACCGTCCCTGTGTGCTCCAATATATTTCCCTAACATTCAGAGTCCCCCTAAGAGACATCCCTGGacacacccctcctctcttctgctgactgaaactgtgtgtgtgtgtgtgtgtgtgtgtgtgtgtgtgtgtgtgtgtgtgtgtgtgtgtgtgtgtgtgtgtgtgtccaaacaCAGCAAATCCATGCATAGAtagaaacaataacaacaacagacaGCAAGCAAACAATGCAGCTGGAAGATAAAGGACGCCCCATTTTCAGGATAAGAAATGTACAT from Salvelinus fontinalis isolate EN_2023a chromosome 29, ASM2944872v1, whole genome shotgun sequence encodes:
- the LOC129827835 gene encoding early growth response protein 1-like — protein: MAATKTEMLLPALQISDPLSFPHSPMDNYPKLEEMMMLSTAGTPFLSASAPEGAGFGSGEQGEQYDHLAGDTLPDISMNCEKSMGEQSYSTQRLPPISYTGRFTLEPATNCSNSLWAEPLFSLVSGLVGINTPSTSAPPSSVSQTGTSSSSPSSISSVTISSQSSSLSCSVHHSENIPIYSAAPTYSSTSSDIFSDQGQGFSIPAGGLLQYPPPTYSNGKSCGSSFPVPMIPDYLFPQQQGEISLLQDQKPFQNGSGQPSLTPLSTIKAFATQTGSQDLKSVYQSQLIKPSRMRKYPNRPSKTPPHERPYACPVETCDRRFSRSDELTRHIRIHTGQKPFQCRICMRNFSRSDHLTTHIRTHTGEKPFACEICGRKFARSDERKRHTKIHLRQKDKKAEKGGVAGAVAEAPVSAPSSVSSYPSPVTSCYSSPVHTSYPSPSIATSYPSPSIATTYPSVSMSMSSTFQSSMVSSFPSSVASIYSSPVPTPLSDMHSTLSPRTIEIC